In Thermotoga sp. KOL6, the DNA window TTGCGTTGAAAAAGGGGAAGGATTCTTCCAAAAAATTCTTGATTTCCGCTCATATGGATGAAGTAGGATTCATAGTGAGCAAAATCGAAAAGGATGGGAGAGTGGCGTTTTTACCGGTAGGGGGAGTGGATCCCAGAATACTCCCCGGGAAAGTCGTCCAAGTAAAGGATTTGAAGGGAGTTGTGGGATACAAACCCATACATCTCCAAAGGAATGATCTCGAATCTTCTCCAAAGTTCGAAGATCTGAGAATAGATTTTGGTTTTTCTTCTTCAGAAGAGGCGAAAAAATACATATCTATTGGGGACTATGTTTCATTCGTGAGTGAATATGTAGAAGGGAAGGAAAGAGTTGTAGGAAAGGCTTTCGACGACAGAGCAGGGTGTTCTCTTCTCATAGATATCTTGGAGAAAGATATTGTACCTGCGTACGACACCTATTTTGCTTTCACTGTTCAAGAGGAAACGGGGCTTAGAGGAAGTGCAGTGGTCGTTGAAGAAATAGAACCCACGTGTGCTTTAGTTGTGGAAACCACAACGGCCGGCGACAATCCAGAGTTAGAAGATCGAAGATGGGCCACCCATCTTGGAGATGGTCCGGCGATCACCTTTTATCATAGAGGATACGTTGTTCCAAGAAAGATTTTCCAAACTATAGTGGACACAGCGAAAACCCTGAGGATACCGTTTCAGATGAAGAGGCGGACAGCGGGAGGAACTGACGCTGCTCGATATGCGAAGACAGCTTACGGGGTACCAGCAGGAGTCGTATCCATCCCTTCGAGGTACATTCACAGTCCAAATTCGGTTCTGGATCTGAAAGATTACGAGAACACCTTGAAACTTGTCATAACCCTCATTGAAGAAGGAAAAATCGTGGAGGTGAGCTGATGAGAGAGATGATAAAAAGATTGACAGAGGCATTTGGACCGAGTGGCCGAGAAGAAGAAGTGAAGAGGATCATTTTAGAAGAGTTAGATGGTTACATAGATGGTCACAGGGAAGACGGTCTTGGCAACCTCATTGTTTGGAAGGGATCCGGTGACAGAAAAATAATATTGGATGCCCACATTGATGAAATCGGTGTAGCGGTCACAAATATAGACGAAAAAGGGTTCCTGATGGTAGAACCTGTGGGCGGGATGTCTCCTTACATTGTACTTGGGAAAAGGATACGATTTGAAAGCGGAGTTATTGGTGTGGTTGGAATGGAAGGGGAAACATTAGACGAAAGACAAAAAAATGTGAAAAACCTTTCTTTTGACAATTTGTTCGTTGACATCGGTGTGAATTCACGCGAAGAAGCTGAAAAAGTTTGTCCTATAGGAAGTTTTGGTGTTTACGATAGCAGTTTCGCCGAAGTGAACGGGAAGTACATTTCTAAGGCGATGGACGACAGAATTGGATGCGCGGTGATCGTAGAAGTTTTTAAAAGAGTAAAATCAAGTGCTACTTTGTACGGTGTTTTCAGTGTACAAGAAGAGATAGGGATAGTCGGTGCTTCCGTTGCGGGATACAACCTACAAGCGGACGAAGCCATTGCTATAGACGTAACAGATTCTGCGGACACACCAAAAGCGATCAAAAGGCACACCATGAAACTTTCCGAGGGGCCAGCCTTAAAGGTAAAAGACAGAGCATCGATAAGCAGTAGAAGAATATTGGAAAAATTGATCGAGACGGCTGAGAAGTTCAACATAAAATACCAGATGGAAGTCTTGACTTTTGGGGGCACGAACGCGATTGGATATCAAAGAACAAGAGAAGGAATTCCGGCTGCCACTTTGTCTATACCTACTCGTTACATTCATTCACCCAATGAAATGGTCTCTCCAAGCGATGTGGAAAGTGCTGTGGAATTGCTGGTCAGATATCTGGGGGAATGAAAAATGGCAAGAGTGACCCTCTCTGAGGGACAATCACGGTTTCTCTTTTGGTTCATAGTCGTTGTATTTTCGGCGGTCATAGGGCTTATCTCCTACAATCTTTATTTGAAGTGGAAGTTGAAGAACGTACGGGTAGAGATCGTGGAGATAAAGCCCGTCGTGATAAATATACCAGAGGAACTAAAGATACCAGTTGAAACGACTCCTCCGACGCCCCTTTTGGTTGAATTTGAAGAGTTTGACTATGAAAAATTGAGGAATGAAATGGCCGATTTCGTATCCGAAGAACAAACTGTTTCTTCTTTTGTCGTAAATAAAGATGATGCATTGAGAATCATTAGAAGGTCAGGTCTTCCGTATCTGATCTCTCCAGTTTCAACTGACACATACTCCGTGGTTCTTCTCGGAGAGTTCGAAGATTTTTCTCAAGTGGCTCAGAAATCTTTGTACGGAGTCTTCGTAATAACGACTGTCTCTGAAAACCTTTCTAAGGAACTTTCTTACGATTTGAGAGTAGCGGGATATCCTTCCTACGTTTACGCATTTTCAAGGGGAAACATAAAATACTATTCTGT includes these proteins:
- a CDS encoding M42 family metallopeptidase: MYLKDLSTLSGVSGDEGKVRDFIKSKVENFADEIIVDKLGNLLALKKGKDSSKKFLISAHMDEVGFIVSKIEKDGRVAFLPVGGVDPRILPGKVVQVKDLKGVVGYKPIHLQRNDLESSPKFEDLRIDFGFSSSEEAKKYISIGDYVSFVSEYVEGKERVVGKAFDDRAGCSLLIDILEKDIVPAYDTYFAFTVQEETGLRGSAVVVEEIEPTCALVVETTTAGDNPELEDRRWATHLGDGPAITFYHRGYVVPRKIFQTIVDTAKTLRIPFQMKRRTAGGTDAARYAKTAYGVPAGVVSIPSRYIHSPNSVLDLKDYENTLKLVITLIEEGKIVEVS
- a CDS encoding M42 family metallopeptidase, whose translation is MREMIKRLTEAFGPSGREEEVKRIILEELDGYIDGHREDGLGNLIVWKGSGDRKIILDAHIDEIGVAVTNIDEKGFLMVEPVGGMSPYIVLGKRIRFESGVIGVVGMEGETLDERQKNVKNLSFDNLFVDIGVNSREEAEKVCPIGSFGVYDSSFAEVNGKYISKAMDDRIGCAVIVEVFKRVKSSATLYGVFSVQEEIGIVGASVAGYNLQADEAIAIDVTDSADTPKAIKRHTMKLSEGPALKVKDRASISSRRILEKLIETAEKFNIKYQMEVLTFGGTNAIGYQRTREGIPAATLSIPTRYIHSPNEMVSPSDVESAVELLVRYLGE